The DNA segment GTCGCCCGCGTTCATCCAGCTCTTCGACCAGACTTCGATACTTAGACCGAAGCCAGCACACAATGGTCTCGTCTCTCATCCCTGCTCTTGTGCAGAGGCTCTCCACTCCGGTCAATCACTATTGCGGTAAGTTGTTTCCTGCCACCGCCTTAATTGCCGCAGAAGAGCCAGGAGATCGGCTGAATGAAGAGGAACTGGTCGCAACTGCGGTCTTGTTACTTGGTGCCGGGCACGAAACCACGATGAATCTGATTGGCAATGGAACCCTTGCGCTCCTTCGTAATCCAGACCAATTGACCCGACTGCAGACTGAACCGTCACTCGTTCCCAGTGCAGTAGAAGAGTTCCTTCGCTATGATGGCTCAGTACAAATGACAGCGCGGACCCCTGTGGTCGATGTTGCGATAGATGGAAAAACCATCCCAAAAGGACAACAAGCGATCATCCTGCTCGGCGCTGCGAACCGTGACCCTGAAGTCTTTCCTGAGCCAGATCGTCTTGATATCACCCGGAAAGACAACAAACATATTGTGTTTAGCTACGGGATTCACCATTGCCTTGGTGCACCTCTGGCTCGTGTTGAAGCACAAGTGGCGTTTAGTACGCTGCTCCGTCGTATGCCCAAGCTTCAGCTCGCGACGGATAATCTTGAATGGCGAGAGACGGTGACGCTGCGCGGACTAAAATCTTTACCCGTAGTTTTCTAGCATGGGTGCTGCAAGTAGCGCCTAAACGAAGCTGAATGGGAGAACCGGTGACTTCCCCCTCTGTGTCTCCGCTTCACGGTTTCTCCGATTCTTTCTCACACGTCCACTGTTGCTGCTGTTAGCTAGGTCATGCTACTGTCCCGAGCACTGAAAATGCAGGAGGGATAGTATGAAGGGCAAGATCGCTTTTATTCCGCAAGCCCGGACGATTGAATTTCACGAATTTGATTTGCCAGACGTTGAACCTGGTGCCATTCTTGCCCAGGTTACGCGGACAAACATTTGTGGCTCTGAAGTCCACATGTGGCGCGGCGAATTCGGTAAACGTGGCGTGATGCCGGGACACGAGATGGTCGGACGTGTCTATAAGCTCGGCAAAGGAGTGACAACCGATACTGCAGGACAGCCGTTAAAAGAGGGGGACCGCATTGCGCCTGTGTATTATCGCACGTGTGGCTTATGTGCTAACTGTCGCGATGGTAATGCTGCGGCGTGCCTCACAATGGGCATTCGCGCGCGGCGATTAGCGCCGCAAGATCCACCACATTTCCACACTCCCTTTGGTACACACTACTACATCCAGCCGGGACAGCATGTGTACAAGGTACCGGATAACGTTCCCGATCATGCGGCATCATCGGCAAACTGCGCCCTCTCGCAAGTGTTCTTTGGCCTTGATCGTGGCAATCTCCGCTATGAAGAGACGCTGGTTGTCCAAGGTGCAGGTGGACTCGGGTTGCATGCGATGGCTGTTGCCAAAGCTCGCGGCGCGCGTGTGATTGCGATCGATGGCGTTGATCTCCGCCTCAAACGTGCAAAAGCTTTTGGTGCAGATATTCTCGTTGATATGCGTGAATTCTCGACGCCAGAAGCTCGTGCGGGCAGAGTCCGTGAATTAACCAACGGGCTTGGCGCTGATGTCGTGCTTGAAGTGGCAGGGATTCCTGAAGCGTTTCTTGAAGCAATCAATTTAGTACGTAATGGTGGGCGCGTGCTGGAACTCGGCAACATTTCTCCCGGACTGACTGTTGCGATTCCGCCGTCGTTTGTCACATTTAAGTCGATTTCGATTATTGGTGTGGCAACCTACAATCCACACTACCTACAGAAAGCGCTCAACTTCTTGTCGAGTCACATCGACAAATATCCGTATCACGAGATGGTTGACGCGGTGTTTCCGCTGGAAAAATCGGCTGAAGCGATGGATAAGTCGGATCGTAAAGAGATTACCCGCGCAGCGATTGAGCCGTGAAAAAGTAGTCGGTAGTCAGCCTTCAGTAGCCAGTAGAAAAAGAGTAGGGTGGGCCGTGCCCACCTTTCTTATCGCGGAGGTAAATCATGAAAGACTCACTCAAAGTTGGTATGGAGCACGAAAAGATTATCACTACAACACCAGACATGGGCATTTCCCACATGGGACCAGGCGTGCCGAGTATGTACTCAACGCCGTCGATGATCATGTTGATGGAAGGCACCTGTGTCGAGTTTTTGACCCCGCATATGGATACTGGGGAACAGACGGTTGGGTTTCATGTCAACGTGAAACACCTGGCTCCAACGAAGATTGGACAAAAAGTGAGAGGCAAAGTCACGCTCAATGAAATCAAGGGCCGCCGTCTGCTTTTTATGGTTGAAGCGTTCAATGAAGACGGCACCAAAGTTGGGGAAGGCACGCACGAACGGGCGATAGTCAATATCAGTAAATTTGCTGGACAGTAAGACAAGTACTGTCTGTGAGTAAGAAAGCTCCGATTATCGTCGGAGCTTCTCTTTTCGCTGGGGCCGTTGTCGCTGGCGTTGGCGTTGTTGACGCAGCCTCCAGGCCGCACTGACAATAATAATAAGAGAAGCAGGACCTGCAAGGAGGAACGCGGAGACACCGAGTCCGCGATTTAAGACGACGTCAGTTGGGTCGGATGGATTGACGTAACAGGTGGTCCGATTGCCCGGTCGGTACTGTGCGATGAATTCTGGTTCCCTCTTCGACTTTTCTCCCCTGGTGTACCAACCCTCCACGAACTTATAACGGTTTCCCTGATACGTTTTTCCAGCAACTTCATACGAATACGTGACCTCTTCAGTAAACTTCTGATTGTGTGCTTTCTCGCTGTGATTCGCTCTCATCCCACTGGTCATAATCGTGCATGAGGCTGGTGCCCAGTTTCGTGCGGCATATACCGGCGCCAGCGGTAAGAGGAAGGCAAAGTAGAAGATCAAGAGGCTTGCGACGATGAGGACGAGGTGACCGATAGTGTCACTCTTGTGCCCTGATTCATTCGGGAATGGGCGTTCCTTCTTGGTCTGCTGGCTTCTGTTGGTTTTCTTCATGTCCGAGGAGAGTATCGGTTCTTGGATGTGTTCCTGCAGCTAATGTCATCCTTTGCGCGGTAGATTTCGCATTGATCCACGAAACTGTTGTTGCCCACAGTGTGGTTGGCTGCCGTGCCCAATAGTGTCAAGTTACCAAGGCGATACGTCAGAGTCTCGATCTCTTCGTCTGTGAGACGAGTACAAGCGAAACAGCGGGAGTATGGCCCCGCTATACAAGAAGGCGAGACCGAGGAAGAGGCACATCCCATACACGAACGGATGGGCATTGCGATTTATGTAGAGTGTCCCACCGAGAAAGGGACGTCCCTTTTTTGGCTGATCGTCTTTCTTACGTTTTGTCACTTGACTCTTGATCCTGGCGCGATTGGTTTTTCCGGACTCAAGACAATGACCTTTTCTCCATCAGACGCAGCCAGTAACATGCCCTGACTCTCGATCCCACGCAGCACGGCGGGTTGCAGGTTCGCGACGACGACAATCTGTTTGCCGATCAGGTCTTCGGGCGCATAGTGCGCGCGAATGCCGGCGACCAGTTGTCGCTCTTCTGTACCGAGGTCTATCTTCAGCACTAACAAACGATCTGCCTTAGGATGTGGTTCTGCGGATTTCACTGTCGCTACACGTAGTTCGACTTTGCCAAATTCATCGATAGAAATTTTTGCTACTCCTTCAGGTGTATCCATCTTGCTCACTCCTCTGTTAATTTCTAATTTCGTGTCACTATAACCGTGGCGTGGGGAGTAGTCAGGAGCCAGGAGAAGAGAACAGAAAAGCCGGACCGTGGTTGGGAGAATTATGCTTCTTACGTCGTTCCTCCGACAACTACATCCTCGTCACCTTCGTTGGTGGCAGTGGTTTCTGTTGACTGCTGTGGGTTTGCTTTTCTTGCTGCGCTCGTGGCTTCCTGGGTTTCTTCGTCAGCAGATTCTTGTCCAGCTTGCTTCGCTCACCCCTGCACACGTTCAACTCGGTGATGTTGATGTTGACATGCTACAGGGGCGGATCGCCTTACAACAACTTTCGTTGTCTCTACCTGATGAGCCTCATCCGACCCTACTAATCAATGATCTTGCCATGAATGTCAGTCTGCGAGCGCTGCTCCGCCGTGAGATGAAGCTCACGTATGTTCATCTCAACGGGGTTCAACTCGAAGTGATCCAAACTGCGAACGGACAGATCAATCTCGGTCGCTTGTTTCCGCCCCCGCCATCCGGGCAGGAACAACCTCCTACTGACTTACCGACCCTGACTATCCTACCCCTTCAAATCACTGACAGTAAAATCACTTATCGTGACCTAAGCCGAACCCCCGAAGCCAGGCTCTCGCTAGCGATTACCACTTTGACGACTTCTGGGATTGCTCTACAAGCGAATGGTTTGGCGACGCCGGTCACGCTACAGTTGCAAGGTGCACTCAACGACGGCCCACTCAGTAGTGAAGCGCAGGTACTGTGGCAGCGAGAGCAAACGTTGATTGAGGCCGATGTTGAGGCGCAGCAAATTGCCCTCGCATCGCTCGAACCGTACCTCCATGATGTCCTGACAGTGCAAAAACTGACAGGACAGATCGGAACGAAACTACACTATCGTTATCAGCCAGGGATAGAGATCCCGCGTCATGGCTTTAGTGGAACAGTAAACGTCAAGGACTTGCAGTTTGTTGAGGCTGGCTCTGAGCAGACCGTGTTCGCCTTGCCCGAAGGACATATCAAAATTGAGATACTCGACTTTCTCGCCCACTACCTTTCTTTGCAGTCGATCGAACTAAAAAATCCGCAACTATCGCTCGTTCAGAGTGACAAGGGATTTAACGTTGCTTCGTGGTTACGCACGACACAAGCCGATGCCTCTTCTTCGCAGGGACAGGAGCCCACTGCATGGTATTTTTCTATCGCTACTATCAAATGGATGGGGGGAGAGCTTCGTTACCGTAATAATGCTTGGCAGGGGAAAGAAACCCTCTCCCTACAGCCCGAAGAGATTAGCGCTAGAGACATTGATGCTCGTATGTACAAGATTCCTTTTCAATTCCGCACCCGTGCAGGAGACGGAAAACTAGCGGGGGAAGGAACGGTATGGTTTGCTTTGCCGCCAAACATGGATCGTAGCGAAGGGTCAGTTGCAACACTTATGGCGATTGAGCCTGAACCTTCTGTAAGGGGGAAACTCTGGCCGTTTGCGAAGCTACAAGTTGCACTCCAAGCCAATGACCTTGATGTTGCTAGCCTGCAGCCCCTCCTCACGCCAGTGCTGGCAGCAAAACAAGTGCACGGCAAGCTTACTGGCGATCTCAATACTGTCCTGTTCGAACGAGATGACGCTCAGGCCATTAGCGTCCACGGGAATTTAGGAGCTAAAGGCTTCTCTCTCAGTAATACTCCTGAACAAGGACATACGCTGCGTTGGGAAGATGGACAGATTGTTATCTCTGATGGCAGTTCTTTGTTACCATTTTCACTGTCTCTAGAGCCACATCTGTCTCGTGTGGTTTTGCAAAGGCCTGAGCATGGTGACCTCACTATTGAAAAGGTCGGAGGCAAACTGCGGCTTGCTCAAGGCTCTCAGCCTGACCAGAAACAAAAAGTGATTATTGTGGGCGCTCTTGATACGGCGAAGCTCTCTCTCGCTGGCGTGCCTGAGGCTGCGAAGGTGCTGGCCTGGGACACTGGGCGGGTTGAAATTCATGATGGGAGTACGATGACCCCTTTCGCCTTACACCTGAAGGCGCAACTTGATCAGCTTTCCATGCGCCAGTTACCCCAAGGCGACGTGGCGATCGAGAAAACGAATGGAGAACTATGGGTGACTCAAGAACCAGACGCTCAACAGCAGGAGACGCTGAAGATACACGGTCCAGTTGAATTCACAGGCTTTGCTCTAACGCAAGGAGCCGAAAATCAAATCTTGTTGGGATGTCATCACGGGAAAGCCACAATCAATAAAGGCAGCCGGGTGCTGCCACTCGATATCAGACTACGCGACGTGGCATTGGAGTACGCATACGCCCAAGGAATGCGCCCACCCTCTGGGCCATTTCAGTTGTTCATCCCATCGGCAAAAGAACAAACCGTGATTGCCTCTCCAACAACACCTGCGCAAACCGAACCTAGTCAAACTGCTGACACGTCTAGTCTCGCCGTACCGTCTCAGACACCTGCATCACCCACGGCTCCTGAGAACTCCACACTTCCCGTGTCAATTCAGATCGATCGAGCCACGATCATTGGCGGGCAGTTATATTTTGAAGATCGCACGGTATCGCCACCGCAGACAGTGTACTGGCAAGATGTACGTGTAGACCTCAGCCGTGCTGGATACCCGACGTTGCTTCCTGCAACATTTGCGGCATTTGCATACAACGAGGATGGTGCGCCAGTTGAACTCAAAGGGACCACCGAGCGCAAAGGAGAGCGGGTGGTCGTTCGTATCAACGGCAAGGTTGAGAAAGTGTCTTTGCCGCGCTTCAATTCATATCTCGAACCTAGTCTTGGCTACCGAGTAAAGAAAGGTGCAGTGTCAGCAACGTGGGATTTGGTGATACCAGGTGACCGCGTGCAAGCGAACATGACAGTTACCTTGCACGACATCAATCTTGGTGGCAAGCGGAAGTCGTCGGAATTGGAACAGCAGGTGGGATTGCCCCTTGCCTTAGTGATCGCTCTGCTCAAGGATTTGAACGGTGATATTAGTTTACAGTTGCCAGTGGAAGGGCGATTCAATGAGCCAGGATTTCAATGGAGCGGAACTGTTGTTCGCGCGATCCGGGACGTAGTCATCGGTGCCGTGACTTCACCACTCAAAGTTTTGGGCGCATTGTTCAAAGGGAAAGGCAAACTCGAAGGGTTCACGCTTGAGCCGATTCATTTTCTGCCGGGAACACGGCAGATAAAGGAAGACAGTCAAAAGCAACTTTCGCGTCTCGCGTTATTTTTGACGCAACGCCCCAACCTGGATCTCCGTCTTGGTGGGGTTGCCGGCCCTCAAGATCAAGATCTGCTCCGTGATCAGCTCGTCCTCAATCAATTGCCCGCGAGACCCGCAACCGCCACGAATGGCAGTGATACTGCTCTGCAAGTGACTCCTCAGGATGAGGTCCGTCAGTTCCTTGCTCAGAAGCTGTCTGCAGAGGGAAGTGAGACCTCGTCAGCCTTGTCGTCTCAAGCAGGAGACTTGCTGACGCGACTACGCAAAACCGTTACAGTACCTGCCAATGAAACCGAGCGACTGGCAAGAGATCGTGTACAGGTTGTGATTGACGAGCTGACCACTCGTCACACGATTGCTGCCAATCGCCTGCATGTCAGCCTTGAGAAGCAGCGTGGGCCAGACGGGGCTGAAGTGCGGTATACGATTCAGACACGGGAAGAAAAAAAGTAGCCAGTAGCCAGCATTCAGTAGTCAGGAGAAGAAGGAAGCGATAGGAGCGTGCGCACAGCGCACGAGTTCTTGGAGGAATCATGATCCATTTATCTGCTCATACATGGGATACGATGTGCCAGCATGCGCAAGAAATTTTCCCCGATGAATGTTGTGGAGCGATTGTGGTGAAAAATGGGCGAGAAGAGGTCCGTCGGATTACCAACATTCAGAATGTGAAACATAAAGAAGCCCCGCAAGAGTTTCCCCGTGATGCAACCATTGCCTACTTCATGGAACCGAAAGAGTTACTCGCGGTGAACATGGAGGTTGATAGCGGGAAAGCGCAGCTCAAAGCATTCTACCACTCGCATCCGAATCATGATGCATACTTCTCAGCAGAAGATAAACGGCAAGCGCTGTTTGAAGATGAACCTTGGTATCCTGGTGCTGTGTATCTTGTGATTTCCATCTATGACCGTCAGGTGCGCAACATCAAGGCGTTCCGCTGGGATGAGGATGCGAAAGAGTTTACTGAAACAGAATTGAGTACGAATGCATAACGAGCGTAATGTGCAAAGGAGAAGTCGTCTATGGAAATCAACGGTATGGCGCATGTTGTCCTTACTGTGAATAACTTTGAAGCCGCAGTGCCGTTTTATGAAAAGTTACTCCCGTTCCTTGGGATGAAAAGGGTGTTCAAGGGCGAGGCGTTTCTCTACCACGTCGGTGGCAGAACCGCGTTGGCCATTGCTAAATGTGAGGAAAAATATCGTCACGAGCAGTTTATGCAAACACGGATTGGCTTACACCATCTCAGTTTTCGAGCGCGAAGCCGTGAGGATGTCGACACCCTCTACGAGTTTCTGAAGCAGTTGGGGGCAAAGATCGTCCATCCTCCTGAGGAGGGGAGCTGGGCTCCAGGGTATTACTCGGTGCTCTTCGAGGACCCGGACGGTATTCGCTTGGAGATGAATTATGTTCCCGGACAGGGGCTGCTTGTTGAGGGCGGTGCGCTGAATCCGGGTGGCGATTATCACTGAATCGAACCACCGAGATTAGTACACTTTGGGTTGTCCCCGGAGCCGTAGCGTGCGCCGTGCGCACGGGAATTCACGCAGGCGAGTGCATCGTGCGCACAGCACCCGCTACCCCAACTGAATCCGAGTGGCCATTACCGTTCAACTCTGGAGCGAGAGAAGGATCTTCCGCATTCGTCCTGAGCCCTTCGACCGGCTCAGGACGTGGTTATCAAAGGGCGGATGAGCGGCTCGACAGTGGTTGCCTGCTCTTACAGTCCTGCTTGCTTAAAGGTATCACAGGAATTGATATCCCCACTCTTCATGCCAGTGCGGAACCATTGTACTCGCTGTTGTGAGGAGCCGTGCGTGAAACCGTCAGGATTCACGCGACGCCCAGCCATTTTCTGTAAGCGATCGTCTCCGATAGCCGCCGCAGCGTTCAAACCTTCTTCCACATCACCTTCCTCAAGGATTTGTCGTTGACTATGTGCATGATTGGCCCACACACCGGCGTAACAATCAGCTTGTAACTCCATGAGCACCGATAGTGCGTTCGCCTGCTCCTGATTGTTCACTTGACTCTGGTATTGGCGAAACTTTCGTTCAGTGCCAATCACATTTTGTATGTGATGACCAACTTCGTGGGCGATGACATACGCAACAGCAAAGTCTCCCGCTGCACCCATGCGTTGTAATTCACTGAGGAAGCTTAAATCGAGGTACACCTTCTGATCGCCTGGGCAGTAAAATGGGCCCGTCGCTGATGAATTCATGCCGCACGCCGATTCAATTCCATCAGAAAAAAGGACCAGCTTTGGTGCAGGATACTGTTGGCCGGCGGCTGAGAACATTTTTCCCCACACATCCTCAGTACTCGCAAGAATGA comes from the Deltaproteobacteria bacterium genome and includes:
- a CDS encoding cytochrome P450, encoding RPRSSSSSTRLRYLDRSQHTMVSSLIPALVQRLSTPVNHYCGKLFPATALIAAEEPGDRLNEEELVATAVLLLGAGHETTMNLIGNGTLALLRNPDQLTRLQTEPSLVPSAVEEFLRYDGSVQMTARTPVVDVAIDGKTIPKGQQAIILLGAANRDPEVFPEPDRLDITRKDNKHIVFSYGIHHCLGAPLARVEAQVAFSTLLRRMPKLQLATDNLEWRETVTLRGLKSLPVVF
- a CDS encoding zinc-binding dehydrogenase, translated to MKGKIAFIPQARTIEFHEFDLPDVEPGAILAQVTRTNICGSEVHMWRGEFGKRGVMPGHEMVGRVYKLGKGVTTDTAGQPLKEGDRIAPVYYRTCGLCANCRDGNAAACLTMGIRARRLAPQDPPHFHTPFGTHYYIQPGQHVYKVPDNVPDHAASSANCALSQVFFGLDRGNLRYEETLVVQGAGGLGLHAMAVAKARGARVIAIDGVDLRLKRAKAFGADILVDMREFSTPEARAGRVRELTNGLGADVVLEVAGIPEAFLEAINLVRNGGRVLELGNISPGLTVAIPPSFVTFKSISIIGVATYNPHYLQKALNFLSSHIDKYPYHEMVDAVFPLEKSAEAMDKSDRKEITRAAIEP
- a CDS encoding thioesterase, encoding MKDSLKVGMEHEKIITTTPDMGISHMGPGVPSMYSTPSMIMLMEGTCVEFLTPHMDTGEQTVGFHVNVKHLAPTKIGQKVRGKVTLNEIKGRRLLFMVEAFNEDGTKVGEGTHERAIVNISKFAGQ
- a CDS encoding DUF3592 domain-containing protein, whose amino-acid sequence is MKKTNRSQQTKKERPFPNESGHKSDTIGHLVLIVASLLIFYFAFLLPLAPVYAARNWAPASCTIMTSGMRANHSEKAHNQKFTEEVTYSYEVAGKTYQGNRYKFVEGWYTRGEKSKREPEFIAQYRPGNRTTCYVNPSDPTDVVLNRGLGVSAFLLAGPASLIIIVSAAWRLRQQRQRQRQRPQRKEKLRR
- a CDS encoding DUF1524 domain-containing protein, with the translated sequence MPIRSCMGCASSSVSPSCIAGPYSRCFACTRLTDEEIETLTYRLGNLTLLGTAANHTVGNNSFVDQCEIYRAKDDISCRNTSKNRYSPRT
- the metG gene encoding methionine--tRNA ligase subunit beta yields the protein MDTPEGVAKISIDEFGKVELRVATVKSAEPHPKADRLLVLKIDLGTEERQLVAGIRAHYAPEDLIGKQIVVVANLQPAVLRGIESQGMLLAASDGEKVIVLSPEKPIAPGSRVK
- a CDS encoding DUF748 domain-containing protein, giving the protein MLLTSFLRQLHPRHLRWWQWFLLTAVGLLFLLRSWLPGFLRQQILVQLASLTPAHVQLGDVDVDMLQGRIALQQLSLSLPDEPHPTLLINDLAMNVSLRALLRREMKLTYVHLNGVQLEVIQTANGQINLGRLFPPPPSGQEQPPTDLPTLTILPLQITDSKITYRDLSRTPEARLSLAITTLTTSGIALQANGLATPVTLQLQGALNDGPLSSEAQVLWQREQTLIEADVEAQQIALASLEPYLHDVLTVQKLTGQIGTKLHYRYQPGIEIPRHGFSGTVNVKDLQFVEAGSEQTVFALPEGHIKIEILDFLAHYLSLQSIELKNPQLSLVQSDKGFNVASWLRTTQADASSSQGQEPTAWYFSIATIKWMGGELRYRNNAWQGKETLSLQPEEISARDIDARMYKIPFQFRTRAGDGKLAGEGTVWFALPPNMDRSEGSVATLMAIEPEPSVRGKLWPFAKLQVALQANDLDVASLQPLLTPVLAAKQVHGKLTGDLNTVLFERDDAQAISVHGNLGAKGFSLSNTPEQGHTLRWEDGQIVISDGSSLLPFSLSLEPHLSRVVLQRPEHGDLTIEKVGGKLRLAQGSQPDQKQKVIIVGALDTAKLSLAGVPEAAKVLAWDTGRVEIHDGSTMTPFALHLKAQLDQLSMRQLPQGDVAIEKTNGELWVTQEPDAQQQETLKIHGPVEFTGFALTQGAENQILLGCHHGKATINKGSRVLPLDIRLRDVALEYAYAQGMRPPSGPFQLFIPSAKEQTVIASPTTPAQTEPSQTADTSSLAVPSQTPASPTAPENSTLPVSIQIDRATIIGGQLYFEDRTVSPPQTVYWQDVRVDLSRAGYPTLLPATFAAFAYNEDGAPVELKGTTERKGERVVVRINGKVEKVSLPRFNSYLEPSLGYRVKKGAVSATWDLVIPGDRVQANMTVTLHDINLGGKRKSSELEQQVGLPLALVIALLKDLNGDISLQLPVEGRFNEPGFQWSGTVVRAIRDVVIGAVTSPLKVLGALFKGKGKLEGFTLEPIHFLPGTRQIKEDSQKQLSRLALFLTQRPNLDLRLGGVAGPQDQDLLRDQLVLNQLPARPATATNGSDTALQVTPQDEVRQFLAQKLSAEGSETSSALSSQAGDLLTRLRKTVTVPANETERLARDRVQVVIDELTTRHTIAANRLHVSLEKQRGPDGAEVRYTIQTREEKK
- a CDS encoding M67 family metallopeptidase — translated: MIHLSAHTWDTMCQHAQEIFPDECCGAIVVKNGREEVRRITNIQNVKHKEAPQEFPRDATIAYFMEPKELLAVNMEVDSGKAQLKAFYHSHPNHDAYFSAEDKRQALFEDEPWYPGAVYLVISIYDRQVRNIKAFRWDEDAKEFTETELSTNA
- a CDS encoding VOC family protein, producing the protein MEINGMAHVVLTVNNFEAAVPFYEKLLPFLGMKRVFKGEAFLYHVGGRTALAIAKCEEKYRHEQFMQTRIGLHHLSFRARSREDVDTLYEFLKQLGAKIVHPPEEGSWAPGYYSVLFEDPDGIRLEMNYVPGQGLLVEGGALNPGGDYH
- a CDS encoding flagellar biosynthesis protein FlgM; translated protein: MRWRGERQSENVEDVRHEGGARRVPMGMKMGGGMTLLLLVVGLLLGQNPLQLLQMISQSNVGVSTQPQTQPRPAGNDEASQFVSVILASTEDVWGKMFSAAGQQYPAPKLVLFSDGIESACGMNSSATGPFYCPGDQKVYLDLSFLSELQRMGAAGDFAVAYVIAHEVGHHIQNVIGTERKFRQYQSQVNNQEQANALSVLMELQADCYAGVWANHAHSQRQILEEGDVEEGLNAAAAIGDDRLQKMAGRRVNPDGFTHGSSQQRVQWFRTGMKSGDINSCDTFKQAGL